A single genomic interval of Coccidioides posadasii str. Silveira chromosome 1, complete sequence harbors:
- the UBP2 gene encoding ubiquitin-specific protease ubp2 (EggNog:ENOG410PGYH~COG:O~MEROPS:MER0000865~BUSCO:764at33183) — protein MLKFPKPRIFGRPGKTSPRFIQDVLCYDPATPSGQGFNLLTDVPPVWEDANDYPEFVAPNHCPHRYLTKPNQTKLPQDISTLCCGNVFKVSAVCMWCRYHIELAITYTAPKQVRLDHLHHLVFVSETLAKDDPDYRFDSRTRHSERYYFVCSIPECTAEFSLKFFAPYLTPQSVRLLVDEHLLRERMEEALKLCPDRLEGISHPLPITVLATLKAYIDIALNEPERSRGIDLGNKRFTTSFGVRGTPCKGLLEFIGFKLKEDKNCWLPPNPVKSSLLPYHHPERIFLDDLSNELLALMKQRPEHEKEAYFLDFSAEAASTQFSYLLGSNNYSRMYTFPINGSRESQPPFYQDLGATEDMSSELIIEAYRNQVQCDPDRSSYYFKCLRSIGHWRGELEGKTIAEFIEEQYAEGKYADDDIPDAYRFFQLDINDRSLSDETIIGSFFARLEDSPNEAEPRRQLARIGDYRRSQAIKSVAEESVSDMQQALVFLGAEQDTPDDFIISMYAAKVDDMPATKELAKRALSLIAEERKSEHLRYFLRTGDAQSDEMDIGEAYRLFQISDRTVDDDSILAAFQVFATEDPAQIETYRKALKVISDETQSLLLKKALGEDLTPDNFDLKEWPVGLRNIGNTCYLNSLLQFYFTVTPFRNMIFHFEKQKMELDDESLRRKKVGSRTVSRSEVERAQKFIRELRSLFKNMASSPTRCVTPSQELARLTLLSSSNEAAIRRKSLAEPNLPVYGPFLPPDVDLDSNAGSSLATRPIKGQGSEDSEATLVPPSDPSSIEIGIDNKENVQPQEPGAVVESTAAAPANGPAAAQEGSTRKPMNPPDRPPPVPPRPVPDSVKKELEIGAQQDVTEVINNVLFQAQCAVKPEGYDADGGQLDIVTELFYGKTKSYITTSDGVRCKEEPWSDIKVDVARQSSDIYSALDGAFDMQQVHIGGVEAEQHGTISKAPPILQIQIQRVQFDQVQMQSFKSNNHLELRETIYLDRYMDTPLDDKIHRKRQEKWRLKDELQRLEKRRDELYNKANQPLPEVFDMLGNKLQVFMDLQESSKINDDGLGVEESTIALVSRFEEATEDEILWIDKRIAELGWHLENTFAEDERVPYRLYAVFIHRGSASAGHYWIYIFDFEKKIWREYNDEQVLEIKKLSTIFAPETGPHSPSPYFLVYVNDPLKEKLTNPVCRAVRDLPSPDLPTNTVDPPPFKTSEEQMDRHARPPTREPVKGKQQPADGVAQQDLEMSDAPPSYEDVTSMNNKGMRNTRPRIQKQSSSHEASLEPAAGGSWAKELTDMPGAEW, from the exons ATGCTCAAGTTTCCGAAACCACGTATCTTTGGGCGACCAG GGAAGACCTCCCCCCGCTTCATCCAAGATGTTCTCTGCTACGACCCGGCAACCCCCTCAGGGCAAGGATTCAATCTCCTCACAGATGTCCCGCCGGTTTGGGAGGATGCCAATGACTATCCAGAATTTGTCGCACCCAATCACTGCCCTCATCGTTACCTAACCAAGCCAAACCAGACAAAACTCCCACAGGACATCAGCACACTATGTTGCGGTAATGTCTTCAAGGTTTCTGCGGTTTGTATGTGGTGTCGCTATCATATAGAACTGGCCATCACATATACTGCCCCGAAACAAGTGAGACTAGATCACCTTCATCATCTGGTATTTGTTTCTGAAACATTAGCAAAAGACGATCCGGACTATCGATTTGACTCACGCACCCGACACAGTGAACGGTACTACTTTGTTTGTTCTATTCCGGAATGTACCGCCGAGTTCTCACTGAAATTCTTTGCCCCATATCTCACACCTCAGAGTGTCAGGCTGTTAGTAGACGAGCATCTATTGAGAGAGCGCATGGAAGAAGCTTTGAAGCTTTGCCCTGATCGCTTGGAAGGAATCAGTCATCCGCTTCCTATCACAGTCTTGGCCACTCTAAAAGCATATATCGACATTGCATTGAATGAGCCGGAAAGAAGCCGCGGAATAGATCTTGGGAATAAACGCTTCACAACATCATTTGGTGTCAGAGGGACACCTTGCAAAGGCCTCTTAGAATTCATAGGATTCAAATTGAAG GAAGATAAAAACTGCTGGCTCCCACCTAACCCAGTGAAGTCTTCTCTCCTGCCATATCACCACCCCGAACGCATATTCCTTGACGACCTTTCGAATGAATTGCTTGCCTTGATGAAACAGCGCCCCGAGCATGAAAAGGAGGCGTACTTCCTGGATTTTTCGGCGGAAGCAGCTTCCACCCAGTTTAGTTACCTGCTTGGCTCAAACAATT ATTCAAGGATGTATACGTTTCCTATCAATGGCTCAAGAGAATCCCAACCCCC ATTTTACCAGGACTTGGGGGCGACAGAGGATATGTCGAGCGAACTGATCATCGAAGCTTATCGGAATCAGGTCCAGTGTGATCCGGATCGAAGCTCTTACTATTTCAAATGTCTCCGCTCCATCGGCCATTGGAGGGGGGAACTCGAGGGCAAAACCATCGCCGAATTCATCGAAGAGCAATACGCAGAGGGAAAATACGCCGACGATGACATTCCGGACGCCTATCGGTTTTTCCAGCTTGATATCAATGATAGAAGCCTCTCCGATGAGACTATAATAGGATCTTTTTTTGCACGACTAGAGGACTCTCCTAATGAGGCAGAACCGAGAAGGCAGCTTGCAAGGATTGGCGATTATCGCCGTAGTCAGGCGATAAAATCAGTTGCAGAAGAAA GTGTATCGGACATGCAACAAGCCCTTGTGTTCCTCGGTGCCGAACAAGATACGCCTGACGACTTCATCATTTCCATGTATGCTGCAAAG GTCGACGATATGCCTGCCACTAAAGAACTTGCTAAGCGTGCGCTGTCATTAATCgcggaagaaagaaaatctGAGCACCTTCGATACTTCCTTCGTACCGGCGATGCACAATCAGATGAAATGGATATTGGCGAAGCTTATCGACTCTTTCAGATATCTGACCGTACAGTAGATGACGATTCTATCCTTGCGGCGTTTCAAGTCTTCGCCACAGAGGATCCGGCACAGATCGAAACTTACCGAAAGGCCCTTAAGGTTATTTCAGATGAGACCCAGAGCTTATTGCTGAAGAAGGCGCTTGGTGAAGATCTCACTCCAGACAATTTCGACCTTAAAGAATGGCCAGTGGGTCTACGCAATATCGGCAACACATGTTACCTCAACAGCCTACTTCAATTCTATTTTACGGTGACGCCTTTTCGGAATATGATCTTTCACTttgaaaaacaaaaaatggAGCTGGACGACGAAAGCTTACGGCGCAAGAAAGTCGGATCGCGAACAGTTTCCAGATCTGAAGTCGAACGGGCCCAAAAAT TTATTCGCGAACTACGCTCGCTTTTTAAGAACATGGCGTCTTCCCCGACACGTTGTGTGACTCCGAGCCAGGAACTTGCGAGATTGACGCTTCTTAGCTCTTCAAACGAGGCCGCAATTCGACGTAAATCCCTAGCTGAACCAAATTTGCCAGTTTACGGTCCTTTCTTACCACCCGATGTTGACCTTGATAGTAATGCTGGTTCATCTCTGGCCACACGACCTATCAAAGGACAAGGTAGTGAAGATAGCGAGGCAACCCTTGTCCCCCCTTCTGACCCAAGTAGTATCGAAATCGGAATCGACAATAAAGAGAATGTACAGCCTCAAGAACCCGGGGCTGTTGTTGAGTCTACAGCTGCCGCGCCCGCCAATGGCCCTGCAGCTGCGCAGGAAGGTTCGACGCGTAAACCAATGAATCCTCCTGATAGACCGCCGCCTGTTCCGCCTCGTCCAGTACCTGATAGCGTGAAGAAGGAACTAGAGATTGGCGCACAGCAGGATGTCACAGAAGTGATCAATAATGTACTGTTCCAAGCACAGTGTGCCGTTAAGCCCGAAGGCTATGATGCAGACGGCGGACAACTCGATATTGTCACTGA ACTCTTCTATGGCAAAACAAAGTCATACATCACAACGTCGGACGGTGTTCGGTGCAAAGAAGAGCCATGGTCAGATATTAAAGTGGACGTTGCAAGACAATCCAGTGATATATATTCAGCCCTTGATGGTGCCTTTGACATGCAACAAGTGCACATTGGTGGCGTGGAAGCGGAGCAACACGGCACTATCAGCAAGGCTCCCCCGATTCTCCAGATTCAAATCCAGCGAGTGCAATTTGACCAGGTTCAAATGCAGTCGTTCAAATCAAACAATCACCTGGAGTTGAGAGAGACGATATATCTTGATCGATATATGGACACGCCACTGGATGATAAAATCCACAGGAAGCGTCAGGAGAAATGGCGTTTAAAGGACGAGCTACAGAGATTAGAAAAACGCAGGGATGAGCTCTACAACAAG GCCAACCAGCCTTTACCCGAAGTATTCGACATGCTTGGAAACAAATTACAAGTGTTTATGGACCTCCAAGAAAGCTCCAAAATTAATGATGATGGCCTTGGTGTCGAAGAATCAACAATAGCTCTTGTTTCTAGGTTCGAGGAGGCTACGGAAGATGAAATATTGT GGATCGACAAACGGATCGCCGAGCTCGGTTGGCACCTCGAGAATACGTTTGCTGAAGACGAAAGAGTCCCGTACCGTCTGTATGCGGTGTTTATTCATCGGGGCTCGGCCTCAGCTGGTCATTATTGGATTTATATTTTTGATTTCGAGAAAAAAATCTGGCGTGAATATAACGACGAGCAGGTATTGGAAATTAAGAAGCTGTCAACAATATTCGCGCCAGAGACAGGACCTCACTCGCCGTCGCCTTACTTCCTAGTATACGTCAATGATCCTCTGAAGGAAAAACTCACCAATCCAGTATGCCGGGCCGTTAGAGACCTACCTTCACCGGACCTGCCTACAAATACGGTCGATCCGCCGCCGTTCAAGACCTCAGAGGAGCAGATGGATAGGCATGCCAGGCCGCCCACTAGAGAACCTGTCAAGGGGAAGCAGCAGCCCGCCGATGGAGTGGCACAACAAGATCTCGAAATGTCCGACGCCCCACCATCATACGAAGACGTGACTTCTATGAACAATAAAGGTATGAGGAATACTCGTCCCCGGATTCAAAAGCAGAGTAGTTCTCACGAAGCCTCCCTTGAGCCTGCTGCGGGTGGATCATGGGCGAAGGAGCTTACTGACATGCCTGGCGCCGAATGGTAG
- a CDS encoding uncharacterized protein (EggNog:ENOG410PNSI~COG:O~BUSCO:14795at33183), with protein sequence MSSSEEQQVYHPKDAISTAAKTTLITGSMGLFTSAVQNTLAKQNLGPWGVFTRTGSTIALFATMGGAYEFVKTASANLREKEDFWNATLGGFFAGAAMGFRARTFPAVLGYGATVATVLGVFEYTGGRLEGYGTETNVDEYDRRESLRKNYRSPGEQTIAELGEGRGIYGPGYAERRQERIKQNYGIDVPVAQPSAS encoded by the exons ATGTCCTCGTCAGAAGAGCAGCAGGTGTACCATCCGAAGGATGCCATCTCTACCGCAGCCAAGACCACGCTGATTACCGGCAGCATGGGTCTGTTCACCTCCGCCGTACAGAACACCCTCGCAAAACAGAACCTTGGGCCATGGGGTGTCTTTACAAGAACAGGCAGCACTATCGCTCTGTTTG CGACAATGGGCGGCGCCTATGAGTTTGTGAAGACCGCTTCCGCAAACCTGCGCGAAAAGGAAGACTTCTGGAACGCCACCCTGGGTGGATTCTTTGCCGGCGCAGCCATGGGCTTCAGAG CACGTACCTTCCCCGCCGTCCTTGGCTACGGTGCCACCGTCGCAACCGTTCTCGGCGTATTCGAATATACCGGAGGCAGACTTGAAGGATACGGGACGGAGACCAATGTGGACGAGTATGACAGACGGGAGTCATTGAGAAAGAACTATCGTAGCCCGGGAGAACAGACAATTGCCGAGCTGGGCGAGGGAAGAG GAATTTATGGCCCTGGCTACGCAGAGAGACGACAAGAGAGAATAAAGCAGAACTACGGGATCGACGTACCAGTCGCCCAACCCTCGGCCTCTTAA